The Novipirellula aureliae DNA window TTCGGGTGGCTCCGTTAAGAAATAGCTAGCATATCGGCTTGCGAGAAACGCCCAAACGAATGCGGAGACGGCCCGAAACAGCAGCCACAGCCCGAGCAACTTGCAGGCAACGTTAAACAGGGAACGCTCCGTCATTCGCCTGACCGAAGTGAAAGGATGAGTGGTTCATCGCCAGCGGCGGCAATTTCGAGATCGCCCCAAACCCGTGTTTTGGAAACTCCGTCGGCGGTCCCTTTGAATGTCAAAGAGTATTCGCCTTTGGGTAATTTTGAAAAGGCAAACGCCGGCCTTGGTCCGCCCACTTCGATGTTCGCACCAGGCTCGATGTTGTCAGGAGCGGGCGATAGGGTGAATGTGCCTCGTAGGGTACTACCCGTATCGACGCGTCCCTTGATGACTCCAGTTTCGGAACCGTTTTCCGCATCATCCGATTCCTCGTCTACGGAAGCCAATTTGTCGTCCGAGCTTACATCCGCAGTCGTGGATGAATTGCCGCTTTTCGCATAGCCCGCCGAAATCACTCGGTTCAATTTCTGCGAACCGTCGCTGGCGATCTTGATCGCATCGACATTCATTTTTCCATCAAGCACCGTCAATGCGAAATGCATCGTTGCGTCGTCGGCTGAAAGCGTCGTAAAAGCAAGTATGGTATCCTTTGGCACACTCTCGTCCCCGTCAAACGGGGACAATAAATGCAGCGTTTCAGCAGACCCAAATTTACCTTGGCCCGATTGGGTTTGCAAAAAGAATTGGATCCCAAGTTGATCGCCCTGCAATGCGATTTCTAATTTGGGGACCGCATAATTTGACTCTTCAGAAATCTCCCAAACGCCTGCGAGCGACTTCTGTTGGGCAGCCAAACTCGGTCGCTTCTCATCCTGGGCTCGCAAGACGCCTGGCGAAGACAAGCCAATTGCTAGGAAACAAACGACGCCAATACAAAGCCTCGACCTGGTTTTCATTGCGATTCTCAACTCAAAATGGGATGACTGGTGAAATAGGGGGAAGGGATATCACCTAGCCCCCTCTTCCGAGACTGCCCCATGATAGCTTGAAACGAGAAGGAGACGTTGGACGCATTTGTAAGCCGGGTCAGATTTTCCGAAGAAATTCTAATACTTCTCAGAAAACGCCGCCGGCGATTGCTGCCGTACTCCTTCTCGTGCTCCTTCTCGTACTCGTGCTCGTGCTCCTACTCGTGCTCGTACTCGTGCTTGAAGTGTCGTGGGCGTCCGAACGCGAGCACGAGTGCTATTCTATTGAGCACGAGTACGAGTACCATTTCATTGAGCACGAGCACGAGTACCATTTCATTGAGCACGAGCACGAGTACCATTTCATTGAGTACGAGTACGAGTACGAGCACCATTTCATTGAGTACGAGTACGAGTACGAGCACCATTTCATTGAGTACGAGTACGAGTACCATTTCATTGAGCACGAGCACGAGCACGAGCACGAGTACGAGGACCGTTTCATTGAGCACGAGTACCAGCACGAGTTACTTGCTAATCTTGGATCCGATTAGCGAGAAGTGTCGAAAATCTGAGTTTTTGGCGGGGGGGGGAGAGCTGCGAATGCGGTTTAACGACTAGATCATTGAGCACCCAAGAAAACTCTGGATATGAATTGCACTGCCCGAAGCCGCCCATTTGCATTAAAATCGAAATTGAACGATCTGTCTCGCTTCCCATTGACTATTCTCATTGACTCGATCTATGTCTTCGCCATTGCCTTTATTTAACCAACGTCAAGCCAAGAGGTGGCTGCCGATGTCAGTGTTGCGTCTTGCCGCAATGCAGGTTGTCCTTTTGGTTGGATTATCTCCCACGATCGTGGCTGCCGAGCAGACTGGCGGCGGCGATGATATTGCGTCGACCGCTATCGCTGAGAAAGAGGAAAGTCAAACAAGTCAAAGCCGGATCGATTTTCTCATTGAGCAACTCGGTAGCGAGAGCTATGCGACGCGAGTTCGTGCCCGCGAATCGTTACAGCGAATTGGGCTCGAAGCATTCGATGATCTATACTCGGCCCAGAATCATACTGATTCTGAAATTGCAATGACTGCACGGCACTTGGTTAGTAGTTTGCTAGTAAGTTGGTCGAAGGAAACCGATCCCGAAGCCGTGCGTCAGACGCTGCACGAGTATGGCGCGCAAAGCGAAGACGAGCGTCGCAGCCGAATTGCACGCTTGGCAGAATTGCCAAACCGAGCGGGCGTCCCTGCTTTGGTTCGACTCACTCGCTTCGAAACCTCATTGTCGTTGAGCCGCGTTGCCGCCCTTTCTCTGATGCAACAACCTGTAAGTGAAGTGAAGGCCTCTCGCCTAGAAACGGTAGAGAAAATTCGTAGCGATTTGGGTGAACGCAAACCAGATGCTCGGGCTCCACTCAAGTGGCTTGCTGCTTATGCAAACGATTTGGAAAAGGAAAAGTTTGACACTCAACGGTGGCGTGATTTAATCGCTGACCAGCGAAGGCAGCTCGACACCGTCAGCGCTGACCAAACGACTCGCTCCTCCGTTTTGGAATTGATTCGCTTGGCTGCGAACTTAGCTTGGCTGAATCAACAATCCGACGATGCGTTGACACTCGTTTCCGAGAATTTGGATCTGATTCCACCTACCACTCGTGACTTGAGTGAGGCCTGCGCGTGGGCAATCAAAACGGGTTTGTATTCGATCGTGTTGGAGTTAAAAGCTCGACACCAAAAGAACTTTGATAGCCAACCGATGCTGCTTTATTCGGCGGCCGAAGCGACCAAGGCGAGCGGTGAACGAGAGGAAGCCGAGCGACTCGCACGATTGGCGTTCGAAATCAACGCGTTGCCCGATAGTGAAGCAGAGCGGACGAAGATCTCGCCCAACGATCTTTCGGAAGCCGCCGAATCGCATCGAGACAAAGCACAACAACTGCAGAGCCGTGGCCTATTCGATTGGGCCGAGAGAGAGTACCGAACCATTATCGATCACCTTGATGTCGTGTCCTTGACATCTGTACGATCTCGATTGTTGTTGTCTCAAATGCTGAGCGAACTCCAACGACATCAAGACGTGGTCGATCTGCTGACACCGCTCGCGGAGCGCGCCGAAAAAGACGAGGAGTTTCGTAAACGACTCAATTCGGTGCTAGCGAACTTTGATTTTGATAACATTCGCAGCGATATCCTTTGGCACCAAGGCTTGATCCACGTCGAGGCGTCAGAAATTGAAAAAGCGAAGTTGCTGTTAAAGGAGGCGTATCAAACAAGCCCGCGACAAGAGAATATCGATATTCTGATCTCAATGTACCGATTGGATCGCGATGACCCCCAATGGGTTGGCACCGTCAAGACGCTGCTCGAATCAAAAATTCATGAAACTCAACAATTGATTGACAGCATCGAGCGGATATTGCAGCGTCCCGGACGAAGTCTGCGTAGTAACGATGCACTCGCTGGCGCGTTAAATCAGTACGCTTGGCTGGTCGGAAACACCGATGGCGATAAGCAGAAAGCGGTGCACTACAGTGAACGATCGTTGACGTTGAGCCCGAATGATCCTGAAATCCTGGACACTTTGGCTCGCTGCTATTACTCCGTCGGCCAATTCGACAAAGCACTCGAAACCCAAAGGAAAGCGGTACAGCTAATGCCGAATTCCCCACAACTGCTCCGCCAACTCGAGCTTTTCAAAGCGAAGGTCGAAGAAACCTCCAACGCAAGTGTCAATCCAACGAAGAGTTAGTGCAGGCAATCTACACAATTCGCATGTGATGTTTCTGGGCCAATGACCCTTTTGGCTGCCTAGCGATTTGTCCAGATCAAAAATCAGGGTTGGTCGTAGTGGACGAGGTTACGAGTCCTTTACTGCACAGCGGTCCAAAAAAACTCGTTACCTCGTCCACTACCCTGAAAATGGGGCTCTACAGAAGAATTTGTGGGTAAAAAGGAAGTCGCGGAAGTTTTTTTGGGGTCATGGTAGTCGCGATACCCATTGCCACACTTGCTCGACTCCCTCGATGCCTCGGAACAAGAAGCGACGCCGATCGAACATCACCTTGATGACCGCGAACGGTGTTTCGCCGAAATGACGGCGGCGACGGTACGCGATCTTGGACTCCTCCTTCGGCCTCTTGGCTCGGTGCCGACGATGGGCCGATTCGTGAACATCATCGATCACTTCTCGACCGACGTCGCATGGTTTCCAGGCTGGAGGCCGACATATCCTTGCCGGTGGTGTAAGCCACCGAATCCAAGGCGTTTAGGACGCCGCAAGGCCGGAGGCCGATACATCGATCGCGGGTGTGTCGCCCTCCGGGCGAGTGGTTCGGTTTCATCCATTTCGGTGGCTCACGCCACCGGCAAGGATGTTTCGGCCTCCGGCCTGTGGATCGTTTTGGCCTCCGGCCTGTGGGGCGTTTCGGCCTCCGGCCTGTGGGGCGATGGTGCAACTATCCACGGATCGAAGGGGCACGCCACCGGCAGCGGATGTTTCGGCCTCGGGGCTAGCTCTGCTGAGGAGCAACTTGCTTAGGGACAACGGGGTCAGGGAGGGAAGGATGTTTTGCTTGGCCTTGATAAAACCACTTGTTTTGCCGAGGTTTGTTTTTGAACGTTCGATTGCCGATACACCGAAAACATCCTTTTTGCCCAGCCGTGCCTGAAAGACCTACCCTTCGGTACTTGGGATGGATGAATCAACCCACGGATTCTTCGCTGGAGCCAAACATTGAAGATTGACAAAGCGTTCGTCCCGATCTTAGTCCGAAAGGTATCGCCGTTGCGAGCGAATTGGATGAGCATGATCGGTGCGAAGTTTGGGGAAGTGGTGATGCTTGACTTCGATCGGGTCTCGAACAGGCTGGGTCTCTTGGTCGACTGCGTTGCTTTCTATCTGCCGGAGCCGAAGCGATTTGGCAACACCAAAGCTGTCAAACAACTCGACTGGAAACATCCCCATCACGCTGTCAGCTACTCGCCGATTGGCTCTTGGCAATGCTGGAGTCGGTGAAGTGCGACGAGTCAGCATATCATGCATGGCCAAATTGAAGAGCCAATAGGTGGTCTTCTGGGCCGCTGTTGTCTGGAGAACGCTCCAGCCGAAGTCGTCCGATTCTTCGGCGAAAGCAATCGCTCGATCCGCATCGATGGCATAGCGCACCGCACTACGACATTGCGGCATCATCCGTCCGAGAATCGCGTCGGTCCAATGCTCTACCCCTTGCCTCAAGCGGTTCAAACGCACCGCATCTCGTACCGAACTACCGCGTCCGAACAGCATCAGATGGTGGACGCGTGAACGGACTTCCATATGACAATCGAAAACGCTTTCGGTAATCGGTGACAAATTCTGTTGCCCGCGTGACGCGTCGATATGATGTCCCACTGCAGCAACAATTCGGCATAACAATTCGCTGACGAGAATCTCCTCTAAAACACTGACATGGCGATTCCACCATTGTCCCATCGTATGGCGGTCGCCCTGTGATTCCGCACGGCGATAGCGAGCAATCACTTGGTGCCACAATTCTAAGCGACTTCGGGTACTAACCCAGTAGGGTGTTACACTTGATGCAACCGCTTGTTCTTCGGCGTCTGTTTTTGAAGCACCACTCAATTGGCCAGCAAAATGGGTGACAGCGGGCACATGTTGTGACACAATGGCGGCAAGATCAGCGAGGTGGACAACATGCATGAGATGAAAAATCCAAAGGGGCGTAAAGCGAAAGCGTTTCCTGGTTCTCTGTCAATTGAACCGGAAACATCGATGCTGTTACGAGATCGCAGATCCCGTACCCTCTAGGAAATTTCACAATTAGCTCTTCTTCCGTATCGGCGCAAGTCCTTACACAGAAGAGGTTTGCTGAAATAGCGTCCTTGTTGAATTGCCGGCACTCATGGGAGGCATGTTGCAAAAAGGCAACCCCATGTTTCCATGCAGCGACGCAGTGGATGCGCAAAAAAACGGCCCAGGATTTTGCCCCCCGATGCAGAAAACGTCAAACGATTGCTGCTGAGAAAAAACCTAGACCGCTTTTAGGGAAGAGAAACGAATGAGTCACTTTGCCCCACACGTCGTTCGTCACTCGAATCAATACCCTTCTATGCATTAATTCGGCAATCGAAGTGTGTGACATTATTCGGATTGATTAAAAGGCTAATTTCAACGGACGAAGCGATAATCAGGAATATACCGGTAAACCGATAGAGAAGTGGACGGACGTATCGGCAAGAGCATGTGTAACGATTTGGAACAAAACAACAAAGAACCATTCCGAAAGGCCGGGTATAGGGCGCGGCATTCATTGAAAGATAAATGCGCTGTCAGCGATAGGATTATTCAACGCGTCGTCCATTTACCTGAATTCCAACGGGCTCAGTGGGTCATGTGGTATGTAAGCACTCGATCGGAAGTCCAGACGCATCGGGCGATAGCGGAACAACTCTCAGACGCTAAAAAGATTGCGGTGCCCTTTTGTGAAGGGGGAACACTAAGACTGTTCCATTTGGAATCCTTGGCAGAACTCGAATCGGGGGCCTATAAGATTTTGGAGCCGAAAGTCGAACTTCGTCAGCGAAGTGGAAAAGTCGTCCGGCCCGAACAGCTTGACTTTCTATGTGTGCCTGGGGTCGCTTTCGATCGCCGCGGTGGTCGCGTCGGAAATGGAAAAGGCTATTACGATCGGTTTTTGCAGACCGTGCCCCAAACAGCGAATCGAATAGGGCTGGCGTACGAATGCCAAATATTTGATCGAATCGTCGTGGAAGAGCACGACATCCTCATGCACCACGTCGTGACAGAAAATAGAGTGTACACTTGCGATTGATTTTGATGCGGAAACCAATCGCTTAGCATCACTTCTGGGTAAGGCGATATTTCACTGAACACGAGGGAACGACCGAATGCTAATCAACCGCTTTGCTGACTTGGATCCCGAAACTTCTGATTTTGCGGTGAAGGTGGTAGAGCGGCTGGTGCCGTATGCAATCGAAGCGCAGGCGTCTGACATTCATTTGCAACCTCGCGGCGATGTGGGCTGGGAAGTCCTGTTCCGGATCGATGGCGTTTTGGCGGTCGTTGATACGATCAAAGCTAGCCGTTTGAGTGACCCGGTGGCTCGCTTAATGGTTCTGGCAAGTTTGCCCACGTATCGCAGCAGCCAACCGATGGAAGGACGATTAAACTGGCCTACCGCTGCGTCATCGCAAGGTGCGTCATCGAAAGGTGCGTTGGATCCATCCATCTCGATGCGGTTAGGCGTTTTTCCCACCGTCCATGGACCACGTGCAGTGATCCGGCTACTTCGCCAGAACGATCGGTATGATCGGGTCGAATCGCTTGGCATGTCGGATTTCATTACGGCCGAGTTGGTTCGGTTGTCCCAGCAAACCGATGGAGCAATTTTGATATCGGGACCAACGGGTAGTGGCAAGACGACGACGTTGTACGCGATGCTTCGCGAAATCGCAGCTTCGAACGTTCGCCGTAGCGTCTTGACGATCGAGGATCCGATTGAGTCCATCATCGATTCGATCAGTCAAAGCGAGCTTGACCCGAGCGGTGGAATGACGTTGGCTTCGGCGCTTCGCAGTGCGGTACGACAAGATAGTGAGGTATTGCTAGTCAGTGAAATACGTGATCCGGAGACCGCCGAGGCGGTGATTCAAGCATCGATGACGGGCCATTTGGTCTTTTCGACCTTGCATGCTTCCGATGTCGCCTCGACGCTTCGGCGTTTCGTTCAATTCGGAACACCAACCTTTGCACTGCGAAGCGGACTTACCGCGGTCCTCTCACAGCGATTGCTACGGCGCCGATGCACCCATTGCCGCGGGGTTGACGGCGGTCTCCATTCAGAGCAAACAAAGTGCGGCGAATGTTTGGGTTCACGCTATCAAGGGCGAATTGCGATTGCATGCTGTCATCGCTTTGATGGGAGTGATCCCGCAGGTGAAGCGATGGCGGACGCCTTAGAAGCGGGTGGTTCGGTCGCAAAGATGCAGGCAGCTTCTAAAGAAGCCGGAGCGACCAGTTTACGAGAGGTTGCCGATGAGCTTGTCCAGAAAGGGATTACCGACCAAGCGGAGGTTTACCGAGTTTTAGGTCGTTGCGATTTTCAACCGTCGCAATCCGACAGCAGGTGACTATTTGCTCAGCGCGCAGCGATAGACGAACGCGGGGGGCAAGTTCTGCCATACGGTCCGACTTTTTTCGACCGTGGCAAATGTTTGCTGCAATCGCCGCGAAAAACGTCGGCCAGCCGGTAAGGCTAAGCCCTGCCAATACGCAAAGGTGGCGAAACGAGCCTCGGAACTCAAGACTCCCATCATGGCGTCGAATATCTCGGATTGAAGACTTGTTGAGAAGGAGGCCCATGGCAATCCGCAAATCACGCTATCGATTTGCTCGATGCCCTCCCGTTCGCATATCTCGGCAATCTGCGTAACGCTGTCGTGATAGACGGTGGCCGATGGACAACGTTCGCGGGTCGCGCGAACGAGCTCACTCGAACGCTCGATTGCAAAGAATTTAGCCTCCGGATGCAATCGTTTGATAATCGCTTCCGTGAAGACTCCGGTGCCGGGGCCGAATTCAACAACGTTTCTGGCGGTTTGCCAATCGAACGAATCGACCATCGCTGTAACCAAACCTGGACTACTCGGAGCGATCGCGCCAACTTGCGTCGGATGGAGAACAAAGTTTTTTAAAAAAGTAAGTGAGTTTTTCATAGTGGAATCGTAGCAAAAAACGACGGGGTTTGCTGCCGTTTTACGTGTTCGATCGGAACGGCTTGGTACGGTCGTGGCGGAAGTGTCAAGTCTTTCGATTTTGTCTGGAAGAAACACGGAATGGATGAACGTCTTGGCGACTTTCGCTACGATTTGATGTCCGGCGGGCTAGTGATCTAGCTCTTCGCTTTCTTCGATGATCGTCCGCTCCTCTTCGTTGGCGGTCCAGTAGAACACGGTTCCGACAATCGCCATCGTGATTTTAACCAATTCAAAAACCAACGCGACGAGGGTTCCTGATGCCATCGTTGGTTTGGCAGGTATGACTTCGTAGAGCCATTGAATGACCACTTCGAAAACCCCCAAACCGGCTGGAGCAACCGGTAGTGCGGCCGCCAGCATCCCGATAGGAACGATGACCAAATGATCGGCAAATGTGGGTGGATCGGCGTACAGGCTGCGAGCGATCAAGTACATGCTGACAACGATCAATAGATGAACGCCCAAGCTCATCACGATGGCTAGTAGCAGCCCCATGCGGCGTTCTTGAAACATTCTTAATGGTGCGGCTACTTTCGCAAGGATGGCACCCACACCAGGAATCGTCCGTGATCGGGCGATGATTTTGTCAATCTGTTTGCCTCCGAAAACCAGACACAGCAAACCAAAGGTCCCGGCGAATACTAGAACGGCCGTCGCAAACTTGATCTGATCGAGTCGTATTTGCGTGACATCGCTTGAGCCGGTTGGATTGGTAACGATGATCGCCGCTGCGACAAGAAGCACCAGTCCAAACAACCCGACGGCCCGGTCAACCAGCACCGAGGCAACCGCTTCCACTCGTTTTCCCGGACGTCGTTTGGCCAGAAAAAGAGCTTTGAAGAGATCCCCCCCCACGCTGCCGACTGAAACGAAATTGAACAAAAAACAGATTGCGCTAATCCGGAATGCCTGGATCACTGATAGCGAAATCCCTTGACATCGGACCAGTAAACACCAACGAGCGAATGACAAGCTGACACCGGAAAGCGCGATCACAAAGGCAACCGCCAGCAGTCCGTAGTTCTTGGGCTGTTCCTGAAGCTGAACCCAATCGATATGAAAGGACAGCCAAACGACGATTCCAATGGGCAGCGCGAACTTCGCCGCGATTTTTAGGGCGGTCCACGGTATCGGGATACGAGATGTTCTTTTTCGGGGGGCGTGCATGCCTAGCAAGATAGTTTTCTAGCTCTGGCTACGTAAGGGCATCGATTCCTATTTACTTGCAGGCGATATTATGCGTAACCTTCGCTTTCAATCAGAATGATCTGCTTGCTGTTGCGGAAGTATTGGGCGATTTCCTAATCTTCCACGTAAACCATTTCTCAACGTGTAAACGCCCAAGGCGAGACATGGCTGGACAAGGACGTCTTTGCCGGATGGACTCAATACGACCGCTTTTTTCGAAAGCGTACTTGATCTGCTGCGCTCTCGTTTCGCTTGTTTCTGGCTCGGTTTTCGCGGAAGGGCCCGGGGAAATCGCAGCTTTGGATTTTCGTCTCGAATTGAATTGGTCGCCCAATGCCGACGATTCTGCCTGCCCCCCGCAGCCATTTCGAATCGAAGTTGAAGTGGTCGATCCGAACTCGAATCGCGTCAATGGCTCAACCTCGCCAGCGACCATTTCTGAATTAGAGAACCGCTGCGACGATGTGTCAACTTGCAACGCCTTTTCGATCACGCCCCCGCAAGCTGCCTCCCTCCAGCAAACCGGCTGGAGTTTCGAATCGCCGCTTGTCTTTGGGAATCGACGCGCGAGGGTGAATCGAACAGCAACGAGCAAGGGTGGGGCACGATTTCGTGTCCAAGCTTCCGCTGAGGCGGAGCTAGTCGTGCGGGTCAAAAAAGTCGCTGCCTCCGGTCCATTGGCATCGGTATCGTCCGATGATGGTGATGTGACTCGAATAGCGATCGCTGATTTAGCCGCCCAACCGATCGACAATCACGGTGTGATTCATTGGACATTGAAGCGTATCGACGGAGACATGCTTCGTATTTCGATGGCAGATGAAAGACTCGTTCGGGAACCCAACACGCCGCTCGAGATCGTCGTTCGAGCGAACTCGCTCGTTGTACCGCAACGAGGTTTGCCTAACAACGAACCGTTGCAATTGATTTCGTCCATGATTCGATTGAGCGACCGTGAAACCGTTTGGACTCAGACATCCACTTTCTCGCTGGATTCACTTGGGAATTCCCAGCCGATCCAAATCACCGATTCGACGTCGTCTCAGCCAGGCGTGTATGAGCTTCGCTATGAAGTGGCAACCGAGAGTCGACTTTGGTCAAGGCTACGCCGTCGGGGAGAGATCGTGACTCGCATCGGTCGTCCTGTCGTTGTTTTACCGGAAAAAGAAAGCGTGGGCGGAGCAATCGATTTTGCGACCTGGCCAACGATCCAAAAGATTAAGTTCACCGAAATTTCGGACTGGGCAATTTCAAATTGGCCTGTCTCAAATTGGCCTGTCCGTCAGATGTTTTCATCACGAGGACCTGCCTTCTTTTCGGCTTCGTCAGCGAGCGTAAAAACACGACCTAGCGTCGAATCCACGCAACTGATCGAGGAAATCTATGAAGGCGAAAAGGTTGCTCGCGTCCCGATCGGCCAATCGTTTGAAACCTCGTTGCCCAAACTACGCATTGGCTATCCCCACCATATCTCGCTTCGCTACCCAGCCAATCGAACTCTGAAGTTACGTATCCAAATCACAAGTGATTTGTCCGGCGAGGAGCAATCCGGCGGCGCGGACTACGTGGTTCACGATTTCCCGCGTGCTTCGGATCGATATGACGATGAAAATCAAAAATGGCGCACACAATCGTTTTTGTACTATGCAAATGGGAACGAGCGTATTCACATCACAAATCTCGATCGGCTAGGCGATGCATTGATCGAGTCGATTGAAATCAAAAGTGGTCCCGCTAAATTGGCCACCGCCTTTGAGCCGCCCATTGACCGTTCGTCTGATGATATGGACGCGAGCAAACAGTCGTTTCGTATGACCGCTCTACGACTCACCAGCTCCGATTGGATCGAGGCATACGGAAAGATTCCAAGATGTCATTCTCTCAAGTCCGATTTTTCGGTCGAATCGATCGCCATCGACAAACTGGTTACCGCGACGACACGTGTTTGTAATTACGCAAGTCTTCTTGGCGCCGATACG harbors:
- a CDS encoding tetratricopeptide repeat protein translates to MSVLRLAAMQVVLLVGLSPTIVAAEQTGGGDDIASTAIAEKEESQTSQSRIDFLIEQLGSESYATRVRARESLQRIGLEAFDDLYSAQNHTDSEIAMTARHLVSSLLVSWSKETDPEAVRQTLHEYGAQSEDERRSRIARLAELPNRAGVPALVRLTRFETSLSLSRVAALSLMQQPVSEVKASRLETVEKIRSDLGERKPDARAPLKWLAAYANDLEKEKFDTQRWRDLIADQRRQLDTVSADQTTRSSVLELIRLAANLAWLNQQSDDALTLVSENLDLIPPTTRDLSEACAWAIKTGLYSIVLELKARHQKNFDSQPMLLYSAAEATKASGEREEAERLARLAFEINALPDSEAERTKISPNDLSEAAESHRDKAQQLQSRGLFDWAEREYRTIIDHLDVVSLTSVRSRLLLSQMLSELQRHQDVVDLLTPLAERAEKDEEFRKRLNSVLANFDFDNIRSDILWHQGLIHVEASEIEKAKLLLKEAYQTSPRQENIDILISMYRLDRDDPQWVGTVKTLLESKIHETQQLIDSIERILQRPGRSLRSNDALAGALNQYAWLVGNTDGDKQKAVHYSERSLTLSPNDPEILDTLARCYYSVGQFDKALETQRKAVQLMPNSPQLLRQLELFKAKVEETSNASVNPTKS
- a CDS encoding 5-formyltetrahydrofolate cyclo-ligase; translated protein: MCNDLEQNNKEPFRKAGYRARHSLKDKCAVSDRIIQRVVHLPEFQRAQWVMWYVSTRSEVQTHRAIAEQLSDAKKIAVPFCEGGTLRLFHLESLAELESGAYKILEPKVELRQRSGKVVRPEQLDFLCVPGVAFDRRGGRVGNGKGYYDRFLQTVPQTANRIGLAYECQIFDRIVVEEHDILMHHVVTENRVYTCD
- a CDS encoding GspE/PulE family protein, producing the protein MLINRFADLDPETSDFAVKVVERLVPYAIEAQASDIHLQPRGDVGWEVLFRIDGVLAVVDTIKASRLSDPVARLMVLASLPTYRSSQPMEGRLNWPTAASSQGASSKGALDPSISMRLGVFPTVHGPRAVIRLLRQNDRYDRVESLGMSDFITAELVRLSQQTDGAILISGPTGSGKTTTLYAMLREIAASNVRRSVLTIEDPIESIIDSISQSELDPSGGMTLASALRSAVRQDSEVLLVSEIRDPETAEAVIQASMTGHLVFSTLHASDVASTLRRFVQFGTPTFALRSGLTAVLSQRLLRRRCTHCRGVDGGLHSEQTKCGECLGSRYQGRIAIACCHRFDGSDPAGEAMADALEAGGSVAKMQAASKEAGATSLREVADELVQKGITDQAEVYRVLGRCDFQPSQSDSR
- a CDS encoding class I SAM-dependent methyltransferase is translated as MKNSLTFLKNFVLHPTQVGAIAPSSPGLVTAMVDSFDWQTARNVVEFGPGTGVFTEAIIKRLHPEAKFFAIERSSELVRATRERCPSATVYHDSVTQIAEICEREGIEQIDSVICGLPWASFSTSLQSEIFDAMMGVLSSEARFATFAYWQGLALPAGRRFSRRLQQTFATVEKSRTVWQNLPPAFVYRCALSK
- a CDS encoding lysylphosphatidylglycerol synthase transmembrane domain-containing protein produces the protein MHAPRKRTSRIPIPWTALKIAAKFALPIGIVVWLSFHIDWVQLQEQPKNYGLLAVAFVIALSGVSLSFARWCLLVRCQGISLSVIQAFRISAICFLFNFVSVGSVGGDLFKALFLAKRRPGKRVEAVASVLVDRAVGLFGLVLLVAAAIIVTNPTGSSDVTQIRLDQIKFATAVLVFAGTFGLLCLVFGGKQIDKIIARSRTIPGVGAILAKVAAPLRMFQERRMGLLLAIVMSLGVHLLIVVSMYLIARSLYADPPTFADHLVIVPIGMLAAALPVAPAGLGVFEVVIQWLYEVIPAKPTMASGTLVALVFELVKITMAIVGTVFYWTANEEERTIIEESEELDH